One genomic window of Pseudomonas sp. LFM046 includes the following:
- the tadA gene encoding tRNA adenosine(34) deaminase TadA: MRQPQIIDRSRDEHFMREALALAQQGAALGEVPVGAVLVKDGEIVGRGFNCPISGHDPSAHAEMVAVRDAASRLENYRLVGSTLYVTLEPCSMCAGLIVHSRITRVVYGTTEPKAGVVVSRGQFFNQEFLNHRVLVEGGVLAQESSEMLSSFFQARRAARKE, translated from the coding sequence ATGCGCCAACCCCAGATCATCGACCGCAGCCGTGACGAACACTTCATGCGCGAGGCCCTCGCGCTGGCCCAGCAGGGCGCGGCCCTGGGGGAAGTGCCGGTGGGGGCGGTGCTGGTCAAGGATGGCGAGATCGTTGGACGTGGCTTCAACTGCCCCATTTCCGGCCATGACCCGAGCGCCCATGCCGAGATGGTGGCGGTGCGCGATGCCGCCAGCCGCCTGGAGAACTACCGGCTGGTGGGCAGCACCCTCTACGTCACCCTGGAGCCCTGCAGCATGTGCGCGGGGCTCATCGTCCATTCGAGGATCACGCGGGTGGTCTACGGCACCACTGAGCCCAAGGCGGGTGTGGTGGTCAGCCGCGGGCAGTTCTTCAACCAGGAATTCCTCAACCACCGCGTGCTGGTGGAAGGTGGGGTACTGGCGCAGGAGTCCAGCGAAATGCTTTCGAGCTTCTTCCAGGCTCGCCGCGCGGCGCGCAAGGAATAA
- the mltF gene encoding membrane-bound lytic murein transglycosylase MltF: MFGTRRAFWALATGFFLMLVGCKQPTTLERVQEEGVLRVITRNSPATYFEDRNGETGFEYELVKRFADDLGVELKIETADKLDDVFSSLGQANGPVLAAAGLVASDARKNEVRFSHSYLDVTPQIIYRNGERRPTRPEDLVGRRIMVLKGSSHAEQLAALKATLPGLKYEESDEVEVVDLLRMVDEGQIDLTLVDSNELAMNQVYFPNVRVAFDLGDATSLAWAMAPGEDDSLYNEVNAFLDKARKDGTLQRLKDRYYGHVDVLGYVGAYTFAKHLQQRLPRYEPHFRQASQKNDVDWRLLAAIGYQESLWQPTATSKTGVRGMMMLTEGTAQAMGVSNRLDARQSIHGGGKYFTMIKEGLSDELKEPDRTWFALAAYNIGIAHLGDARKLAEAEGLNPNKWLDVKKMLPRLSQKQWYRKTRYGYARGGETVQFVQNIRRYYDILTWVTQPQMEGSQLAENASHLPGINKTRPPQEQQDERL; this comes from the coding sequence GTGTTCGGCACACGTCGGGCGTTCTGGGCCCTGGCTACCGGATTCTTCCTGATGCTCGTCGGCTGCAAGCAGCCCACCACCCTCGAGCGCGTTCAGGAGGAGGGTGTGCTACGCGTCATCACCCGCAACAGCCCCGCCACCTACTTCGAAGATCGTAACGGTGAAACCGGTTTCGAGTACGAGCTGGTCAAGCGCTTCGCCGACGACCTCGGCGTCGAACTCAAGATCGAAACCGCCGACAAGCTGGACGACGTCTTCTCCAGCCTGGGCCAGGCCAACGGCCCGGTGCTGGCCGCCGCCGGACTGGTGGCCAGCGACGCACGCAAGAATGAGGTGCGTTTCTCCCACTCCTACCTGGATGTCACCCCCCAGATCATCTACCGCAACGGGGAGCGCCGCCCCACCCGCCCTGAAGACCTGGTGGGCCGCCGCATCATGGTGCTCAAGGGCAGCAGCCACGCCGAGCAGTTGGCGGCGCTGAAAGCCACCCTGCCCGGCCTGAAGTACGAAGAATCCGATGAAGTGGAAGTGGTCGACCTGCTGCGCATGGTGGACGAAGGGCAGATCGACCTGACCCTGGTGGACTCCAACGAGCTGGCGATGAACCAGGTGTATTTCCCCAACGTGCGTGTGGCCTTCGACCTGGGCGACGCCACCAGCCTGGCCTGGGCCATGGCGCCGGGGGAAGACGACAGCCTGTACAACGAGGTCAACGCCTTCCTCGACAAGGCGCGCAAGGACGGCACCCTGCAACGCCTGAAAGACCGCTATTACGGCCACGTCGACGTCCTCGGCTACGTCGGCGCCTACACCTTCGCCAAGCACCTGCAGCAGCGCCTGCCGCGCTATGAGCCGCATTTCCGCCAGGCGTCGCAGAAGAACGATGTGGACTGGCGACTGCTGGCCGCCATCGGCTACCAGGAATCCCTCTGGCAGCCCACCGCCACCTCCAAGACCGGTGTGCGCGGCATGATGATGCTCACCGAGGGCACCGCCCAGGCCATGGGCGTGTCCAACCGCCTGGACGCCAGGCAGAGCATCCACGGCGGCGGCAAGTACTTCACGATGATCAAGGAAGGCCTCTCCGATGAGCTCAAGGAGCCGGACCGTACCTGGTTCGCCCTGGCCGCCTACAACATCGGCATCGCCCACCTCGGCGACGCCCGCAAGCTGGCCGAGGCCGAAGGCCTGAACCCCAACAAGTGGCTGGACGTGAAGAAGATGCTGCCGCGCCTGTCGCAGAAGCAGTGGTACCGCAAGACCCGCTACGGCTACGCGCGCGGTGGCGAAACGGTGCAGTTCGTGCAGAACATCCGCCGCTACTACGACATCCTCACCTGGGTAACCCAGCCGCAGATGGAAGGCAGCCAACTGGCGGAGAACGCCAGCCACCTGCCCGGCATCAACAAGACCCGCCCGCCGCAAGAGCAACAGGACGAAAGACTCTGA
- a CDS encoding multicopper oxidase family protein — MSFTRRQILGGLVGLGVVGLGAGGARYWLGRTLDAKTHDYELIAAPMDLELVSGHITPAWAYGGQAPGVELRSRQGDWLRVRFINKLDEPTTIHWHGIRVPLEMDGVPYVSQLPVLPGEYFDYRFKTEDAGSFWYHPHLSSAHQLGRGLVGPLIVEEREPSGFKHEKVLSLKTWHVDQDGAFTAFSVPREAAREGTRGRLTTINGKPLPTLELPAGQVVRVRILNLDNTVTYRLNLPGAEARIYSLDGHPVEPRELGKEYWLGPGMRIELAIKVPAEGTELPLRNGPLRLATLKSVASNEAPGDWPAPLPANPVPEPDLEKAQVLRFTFEWAATLVSGAGRPSNYWQINGKAWDINDKTCADRPIAKLKKDGHYIFELRNMAQYLHPIHLHGMAFKVLDSDRKNIIPYFTDTYLLGKNETARIALVAENPGIWMFHCHVIDHMETGLMAAIEVA, encoded by the coding sequence ATGTCCTTCACTCGCAGACAGATTCTCGGTGGCCTGGTTGGCCTCGGTGTGGTCGGCCTTGGCGCCGGGGGCGCCCGTTACTGGTTGGGGCGTACCCTGGACGCCAAGACCCACGACTACGAACTGATTGCCGCGCCCATGGACCTCGAACTGGTCTCCGGCCACATCACTCCGGCCTGGGCCTACGGCGGTCAGGCCCCTGGGGTGGAATTGCGTTCGCGCCAGGGCGACTGGCTGCGGGTGCGCTTCATCAACAAGCTCGACGAGCCCACCACCATCCACTGGCACGGCATCCGCGTGCCCCTGGAAATGGATGGCGTGCCCTACGTGTCACAGCTGCCGGTGTTGCCGGGCGAGTACTTCGATTACCGCTTCAAGACCGAGGATGCCGGCAGCTTCTGGTATCACCCGCACCTGTCCAGCGCGCACCAGCTGGGGCGTGGACTGGTCGGCCCGCTGATCGTCGAAGAACGCGAGCCCAGCGGCTTCAAACACGAGAAAGTGCTCAGCCTGAAGACCTGGCATGTGGACCAGGACGGCGCCTTCACCGCCTTCAGTGTGCCGCGCGAGGCCGCGCGGGAAGGCACTCGCGGCCGCCTTACCACCATCAATGGCAAGCCGCTGCCGACCCTGGAACTGCCGGCCGGGCAGGTGGTGCGCGTGCGCATCCTGAACCTGGACAACACCGTGACCTACCGGCTCAACCTGCCGGGGGCTGAGGCGCGCATCTATTCCCTGGACGGCCACCCTGTCGAGCCCCGCGAGCTGGGCAAGGAATACTGGCTCGGCCCGGGCATGCGTATCGAACTGGCCATCAAGGTGCCGGCGGAAGGTACCGAACTGCCGCTGCGCAATGGTCCGCTGCGTCTGGCGACCCTGAAGAGCGTGGCCAGCAATGAGGCGCCCGGCGACTGGCCTGCACCGCTGCCGGCCAACCCGGTCCCGGAACCTGACCTGGAAAAGGCCCAGGTGCTGCGTTTCACCTTCGAATGGGCGGCCACCCTGGTCAGCGGCGCCGGGCGACCGAGCAACTACTGGCAGATCAACGGCAAGGCCTGGGACATCAACGACAAGACCTGCGCCGACCGGCCTATCGCCAAGCTGAAGAAGGATGGACACTACATCTTCGAGCTGCGCAACATGGCCCAGTACCTGCACCCGATCCATCTCCATGGCATGGCCTTCAAGGTGCTGGATTCGGACCGCAAGAACATCATTCCCTACTTCACCGACACCTACCTGCTGGGCAAGAACGAGACCGCGCGCATTGCGCTGGTGGCGGAAAACCCGGGGATCTGGATGTTCCATTGCCATGTGATCGACCACATGGAAACCGGCCTGATGGCCGCCATCGAAGTCGCCTGA